One window from the genome of Streptomyces sp. NBC_00708 encodes:
- a CDS encoding GNAT family N-acetyltransferase, which yields MTEIVPLSGPELVTYADELGALLVETVEAGASVGFLAPLDRGAAAEWWRVRAASVEAGQVQVWVARDGGRVAGTIGLARAPLPNARHRAEVAKLMVRPSARGQGLGRQLLTAVERAAAEEGITLLILDTESGSPAERLYRAAGWTECGSVPDYAGDPAGVLKPTTFYYKAVGVVAEGPRGENGPSGHR from the coding sequence ATGACCGAGATCGTGCCGCTGTCCGGACCCGAGCTGGTCACCTACGCCGATGAGCTGGGCGCGCTGCTGGTGGAGACGGTGGAGGCCGGCGCTTCCGTGGGGTTCCTCGCGCCCCTGGACCGGGGTGCGGCCGCCGAGTGGTGGCGTGTCCGGGCCGCCTCCGTGGAGGCGGGGCAGGTGCAGGTGTGGGTTGCCCGGGACGGGGGGCGCGTCGCGGGCACGATCGGCCTGGCCCGTGCGCCGCTGCCCAATGCCCGCCATCGCGCGGAGGTGGCCAAGCTGATGGTCCGCCCGTCGGCGCGCGGACAGGGTCTCGGCCGGCAGTTGCTGACCGCGGTCGAGCGTGCGGCGGCCGAGGAGGGCATCACGCTGCTGATCCTGGATACCGAGAGCGGGAGCCCGGCGGAGCGGCTGTACCGGGCGGCGGGCTGGACGGAGTGCGGGTCCGTCCCGGACTACGCGGGCGACCCGGCCGGGGTCCTGAAGCCGACGACCTTCTACTACAAGGCGGTCGGCGTCGTGGCGGAAGGGCCCCGGGGTGAGAATGGCCCCTCCGGACACCGATGA